A window of the Acidobacteriota bacterium genome harbors these coding sequences:
- the mtnP gene encoding S-methyl-5'-thioadenosine phosphorylase encodes MSGTGARLGILGGSGLYHMKALTEARTIEVETPFGSPSDAIVVGRLEGVEVAFLARHGRGHRLLPTEINYRANIYAMKSLGVEWLVAASAVGSLHEAIHPLDVVIPDQFIDRTRHRCDTFFGEGIVAHVSLADPFCADLARHLAGAARAAGARVHPGGTYLCMEGPQFSTRAESEVYRGWGAQVIGMTNLQEARLAREAELCFATLALVTDYDCWKTDEAPVSVEVVIERLQRNAALAERTLSALAGVLGQAPRQCGCGHALDSAIITAPASIPAAARERLGLIVERVLG; translated from the coding sequence ATGAGCGGCACAGGAGCGCGTCTCGGGATCCTGGGCGGAAGCGGCCTCTACCACATGAAGGCCCTGACCGAAGCCCGCACGATCGAGGTGGAAACCCCCTTCGGTTCACCGAGTGACGCGATCGTGGTGGGCCGTCTCGAGGGAGTGGAGGTGGCCTTCCTGGCCCGCCACGGCCGGGGCCATCGACTGCTGCCGACGGAGATCAACTACCGGGCCAACATCTACGCCATGAAGTCTCTGGGCGTGGAATGGCTGGTCGCCGCGTCCGCGGTGGGATCGCTCCACGAGGCGATCCATCCCCTCGACGTGGTGATTCCCGACCAGTTCATCGACCGGACCCGGCACCGTTGCGACACCTTCTTCGGCGAGGGGATCGTCGCCCACGTCTCCCTGGCCGACCCCTTCTGCGCCGACCTGGCCCGGCACCTGGCCGGGGCGGCACGCGCGGCGGGAGCCCGGGTCCACCCGGGCGGCACCTACCTGTGCATGGAAGGTCCCCAGTTCTCCACCCGGGCCGAGTCGGAGGTCTACCGCGGATGGGGGGCGCAGGTGATCGGCATGACGAACCTGCAGGAAGCGCGGCTGGCCCGGGAGGCCGAACTCTGTTTCGCCACCCTGGCCCTGGTCACCGACTACGACTGCTGGAAGACCGACGAGGCTCCCGTATCGGTGGAAGTGGTGATCGAACGCCTGCAGCGCAATGCCGCCCTGGCCGAGCGCACCCTGTCGGCTCTGGCCGGCGTCCTGGGCCAGGCCCCCCGGCAGTGCGGCTGCGGGCACGCCCTCGACAGCGCCATCATCACCGCTCCCGCTTCGATCCCCGCCGCCGCCCGCGAACGCCTGGGCCTGATCGTCGAGCGCGTGCTGGGGTGA